Part of the Cystobacter ferrugineus genome, GGGGAGTGGACCTGACCCTGGCCCAGAGGGAGCGGGTGCACCGCGCCTGGGACATTCCCAAGGAGGAGACCTTCCGTCCCTTCTTCGTCAAGCATCCGGAGTGGCGCGACACGCCGCCGGTGCTCGGTCGCTTCCACTGGAAGTGGTACTACGCCATGCACGAGGTGGGCGATGAGGGGGTCTCCGCCGAGGTCGCGGACTACCGCCAGAGCATGACGGACCGCGAGGTGTGGACCGCCCGGCTCGGCTGGCTCCTCCCGGCGGCAGCCGTCCAGACGCTGCTCCACCGCGCCGCCGACAGCGACCTGCGGGCACATCTGGCCTACCAGCGGAGCATCGAGGCGTTTCACACCCGGCTTCGGGACTTCTACTACCCGTACCTGTTCCAGGAGCGGCCGTTCCAGAAGGCCGACTTCGAGCGGCTGCCCCGCTATCAGCCCCGGCCGTCGAGCGCCTCGCTGCCGATCTCGCCGATGATCGGTCTGCTGGTGCTGGCGGCGCTCGTCTCCGGCGCCGCCATCAGGGGAGTCCGAGCCCTGTCGTCGTCCGCGGCCCGGGAAGCTACTGGCGCGTCCCCTTGGGGTGTCCGGCCTTGACGTCCGAATTCCCGTAGGTCCAGCTGGCGTTCAGCCCGATGCCCCACCCGGAGGCGCTGTCACTGGTGAGCGGGCAGAAGTTCAGGTAGCCGCCGTAGAACGCCCCCGCGCCCGACTTGTTCGCGCCCCAGGGGCCGCTACCGCCCGCCGTGTTCGTGCTCTGGATGAGCGTCTGGGTGTATCCGCCGCGGTTGCAGCGCGCGTCGTCGTTGTCGTGCTTGTCATTCGAGGTCACGTTGCAACGATAGCCATGGTAGGGCATCTCGCAGGTGAGCGAGGGGTTCACCTCCCGCTTGTAGTCGTACTCGAGGCCCGGGTGGAAGAAGACGAGGGTGTTGTCCACCGTCCAGCCGTGTGCGTCGTCATCGTTGGTCCGCCGGGCGTACTGCTTGTGGTGCGAGCCCATGCAGCCACTGATTCCACAGCCGTCCCGGTTGTTGGCGAACTGGGGATGGGCTCCGGTGAAGTCCAGGTTGCTGGCATGCACGGTATAGCCGTCGTCCCGGGCCTTCACATACCAGACATAGGCGACGGTCGGAGCGGCCGGATCCACGCGGATCACCACGATGTTTCCCTCGGCGTCCCCACAGTGATCGGACGAGCCGGCGACCTGGTTGCCCCACAGGTACGAGTGCAGCATCTGGAAGGTCCAGGCCTGGGTGATGCAGTCCGTGGGCATGCCCGAGCAGGAGCTGATCTTCCGCACCTCCATGTCGTAGACCGCCTTCGGATTGCACAGCCGCCAGCCGCCAAGACAATCATTGGCGCTGAAGTTCTCGTCCCTGGTGACGTAGTACGGATGAAACGCCCGGGCCAACACCTGGTGCAGGTTGGGGTCGTCGCGGTGGGCGATCAGGTCCACGTTGAACTGGATCTTCCTGGCGTTGTGGTAGGTGCTCGAAACCGAGGAGATGCAGTAGCCGGCATGGCAGTAGCCGACGTCGTTGTTGCTGCCATCGGCCGTCAATCCCCGGGCCTTGCTCGCCAGCGTGGGAGGAGGAACGCCCACGCCCTGATCCGCGGGCGGGACGTAGGCCGCGAGCGCGGACGTCCCCGCCAGTGATGACAGCAGCAGGCTCGCGACCCACAGCCCCGTGATCCCCATCTCGCGTTGCGGTGACAGCCTCATCGTATGGACCTCCCTGGGAAGCAGGAGCCCACCATAGGACACTGGAGAAGCCGCGCGGCCCTTCGGACGGTTTCGTCCACTCCCACCGAGCCATGGACGAATTCAAGAGGAGGAGGTGCGTGCCTTCATCCAGGCCGTCCAGGAGTACACCGGCGCGCGCAAGGTGGATGTCATCGGCCACTCCATGGGCGTCACCCTGGCCCGCAAGGCCATCCAGGGCGGCCCGGGATATGACCCCTACGGCGGCGACCACTTCGACCTCGGCGCTCCGCTCACCGGCCGCGTGGACACCTTCGTGGGGATCGCCGGGAGCACCGGCCCCATCCCCGGACAGGATGGCCAGAAGGTCTTCTCCTCCTACCCCCATGGCCACATGGGCTCACGCGACCTGAGCGTGGAGACGCAGCTCGCGATGATCACCGAGCACGAGGTCCGCTGAGTCCTCACCCAAGGAAAGCTCGATTCGATCCGCCGAGAGCAGTTGACGGGAGCCCAGCGCGTCCTCATCGCTCTGGGGCTGAGGCGCATGAACCTGGCTGCTGAGCACATTGTCGATGTCCACCAGCAGGACGAACTTCCGCTCGGACCATGCCCATCAGAATGTTCTCGCTCATGATCACACCTGGAAGCGCTTGAACTCACGGTCCCCGCCCGGGAGCGGGGCCAGGTCGGCGGGAGGGGAAGCCGGAGCCACGGGACCGTGGGCATTCGCCGCGGCCTTGAGCGCGTGCGCCGTGGACGGAATCTGCCCATGGGGGACTCTCCCCACTACAAGACGGGGCCGCATGCGAGCGCCGCGCTCGTGGCTGTCCTCCACACGGAAGTAGGACACCAGCTGGGTGAGCACCTCCGCCTGGGCGGAGAGCTCCTCGGCGGTAGTGGCCAGCTCCTCGGAGGCCGAGGCGTTACGCTGCGTCACCTGGTCCACGTGCTGCATGGCCTTGTTCATCTGGACCACCCCGTCGGCCTGCTCGTTGGAGGCGGCCACCACCTCCTGCACCAGGTCCGCCGTCTTGCGGATGGAGGGCACCAGTTCCTCCAGTAGATGTCCCGAGCGCGTCGCCACCTTCACACTGCTCGTCGCCAGCTCGCTGATCTCCTTCGCCGCCGTCCGGCTGCGCTCGGCCAGCTTGCGCACCTCCGTGGCCACCACCGCGAAGCCCTTGCCGTGCGCTCCCGCCCTCGCCGCTTCGATCGCCGCGTTGAGCGCCAGCAGGTTCGTCTGGTAGGCGATCTCCTCGACGATGGAGACCTTCTCCGCGATGGAGGTCATCGCCTCCACCGTCTTCTTCACCACCTGGCCACTCTCCTCGGCGTCCCTGGCGCCCTTCACGGCCATCTGTTCCATCTGCCGGCTGTAGTCACGGTTCTGGGTGATGCTGGCCGACATCTGCTCCAGGCTGGAGGTGGTCTGCTCCACGCTGCTGGCCTGCTCGCCGGTACCTTGAGAGAGGCTCTGCGAGGAAGCCGATACCTGCGTGGCGGCCGCGCTGAGCGTGGCGGCTCCCATCCGGACCTCCGCCATCGCTTCGGAGAGCTTCCTCACCATTTCCTTCAGGGCGAAGAGGAGGCTCGTCCTGTCGTTCCCCTTCGTCTCCACGTTCACGGTGAGGTCTCCGTCCGCCACCCTGTGCACCATCTCCGCCGCGTATCCCGGCTCCCCGCCGAGCTGCTCCGCGATCACCACCGTCGTGAGCAATCCGATCCCTAATGCGATGACGACGACAGCGAAGATGACGCCCATGACGGACCGCCTGAACTCCGCGTATGAACTCGTCGACTGCTCCGAGAACTGCTCCATCGCCGCGAACTGGTGCGCCTCGAGCTCCTTGATGGCTGCCTCGATCTGGTTCTCGACCGCCCGGACCTCCTTCACGCCCGCATCGACGTGGAGATCCTTGCTCGTCGTGAGCATCCCGGGCAGCCGCCCACTCGCCGCGAGCCGCAGGACATCCTGCTGCTCGCTCCGGAGCTGGGTCAGGAGCTGGTCCACCTCCGCGGCCATGAGCTGCCGGG contains:
- a CDS encoding methyl-accepting chemotaxis protein; its protein translation is MKWFRNLKVVTKLALGFGLLTVLAVFVGVQGLRGMAQTDESLQEIHEHHALGLVKLLEADVHMLHMSRTIRNVVLDVGTERLSSRTADLEKSREQLEEAFAAYRRTISSSDSARQLMAAEVDQLLTQLRSEQQDVLRLAASGRLPGMLTTSKDLHVDAGVKEVRAVENQIEAAIKELEAHQFAAMEQFSEQSTSSYAEFRRSVMGVIFAVVVIALGIGLLTTVVIAEQLGGEPGYAAEMVHRVADGDLTVNVETKGNDRTSLLFALKEMVRKLSEAMAEVRMGAATLSAAATQVSASSQSLSQGTGEQASSVEQTTSSLEQMSASITQNRDYSRQMEQMAVKGARDAEESGQVVKKTVEAMTSIAEKVSIVEEIAYQTNLLALNAAIEAARAGAHGKGFAVVATEVRKLAERSRTAAKEISELATSSVKVATRSGHLLEELVPSIRKTADLVQEVVAASNEQADGVVQMNKAMQHVDQVTQRNASASEELATTAEELSAQAEVLTQLVSYFRVEDSHERGARMRPRLVVGRVPHGQIPSTAHALKAAANAHGPVAPASPPADLAPLPGGDREFKRFQV